One genomic region from Croceicoccus sp. YJ47 encodes:
- the cpdR gene encoding cell cycle two-component system response regulator CpdR → MIRILLAEDEEAMRTYLHRALENAGYEVVAVDRGTAALPLLQTHHFDLLLSDIVMPEMDGIELAQRCAQVSPTTKVMFITGFAAVSMRASKEAPQAKVLSKPFHLKHLVAEVEQLFERSPVRGPR, encoded by the coding sequence ATGATTCGAATTCTGCTGGCCGAAGACGAGGAGGCCATGCGCACGTACCTGCACCGCGCACTCGAAAACGCAGGGTACGAAGTGGTCGCCGTCGACAGGGGCACCGCCGCCTTGCCACTGTTGCAGACGCATCATTTCGATCTCCTCCTCTCCGATATCGTGATGCCGGAGATGGACGGCATCGAGCTTGCGCAACGCTGTGCGCAGGTATCGCCCACGACGAAGGTCATGTTCATCACCGGTTTCGCGGCGGTAAGCATGCGCGCCAGCAAGGAGGCACCCCAGGCCAAGGTGCTGTCGAAACCTTTCCATCTCAAACATCTCGTCGCGGAGGTGGAGCAGCTGTTCGAACGCTCGCCGGTCCGCGGCCCGCGCTGA
- a CDS encoding NADP-dependent isocitrate dehydrogenase: MEKIKVKNPVVEIDGDEMTRIIWEWIRERLILPYLDIDLKYYDLSVQKRDETDDQITVDAANAIKEHGVGVKCATITPDEQRVEEFDLKKMWRSPNGTIRNILGGVVFREPIVIDNVPRLVPGWTDPIVVGRHAFGDQYKATDTLIPGPGKLRLVFEGDDGQVIDKEVFEFPSPGVAMAMYNLDDSIRDFARASFNYGLNLGWPVYLSTKNTILKAYDGRFKDLFQEVFDTEGFAEKFAEKKITYEHRLIDDMVASALKWSGKFVWACKNYDGDVQSDTVAQGYGSLGLMTSVLMAPDGKTVEAEAAHGTVTRHYRQHQQGKATSTNPIASIFAWTRGLMYRGKFDDTPEVVKFAETLEKVCIQTVENGQMTKDLALLIGPDQNWLTTEQFFEAIVNGLETEMGKRG; encoded by the coding sequence ATGGAGAAGATCAAGGTTAAGAACCCCGTCGTGGAGATCGACGGCGACGAAATGACGCGGATCATCTGGGAATGGATTCGCGAACGCCTGATCCTGCCCTATCTCGACATCGACCTGAAATATTACGATCTGTCGGTGCAGAAGCGCGACGAGACCGATGACCAGATCACCGTCGATGCCGCCAATGCGATCAAGGAACATGGCGTCGGCGTGAAATGCGCGACGATCACCCCGGACGAGCAGCGGGTCGAGGAATTCGACCTCAAGAAGATGTGGCGTTCGCCCAACGGCACGATCCGCAACATCCTCGGCGGCGTGGTTTTCCGCGAACCCATCGTGATCGACAACGTGCCGCGGCTTGTCCCCGGCTGGACCGATCCGATCGTCGTGGGCCGTCATGCATTCGGCGATCAGTACAAGGCGACCGACACGCTGATCCCCGGACCGGGCAAGCTGCGCCTCGTGTTCGAAGGCGACGACGGGCAGGTCATCGACAAGGAAGTGTTCGAATTCCCCAGCCCCGGCGTCGCAATGGCGATGTACAATCTGGACGATTCGATTCGCGATTTCGCGCGCGCCAGCTTCAACTACGGGCTCAACCTCGGCTGGCCGGTGTATCTGTCGACGAAGAACACCATTCTCAAGGCCTATGACGGGCGCTTCAAGGATCTGTTCCAGGAGGTGTTCGACACCGAAGGTTTCGCCGAGAAATTCGCCGAAAAGAAGATCACCTACGAACACCGACTGATCGACGACATGGTCGCCTCCGCGTTGAAGTGGAGCGGCAAGTTCGTGTGGGCGTGCAAGAACTACGACGGCGATGTGCAGTCGGACACGGTGGCACAGGGCTACGGCTCGCTCGGCCTGATGACCTCGGTGCTGATGGCTCCGGACGGCAAGACCGTGGAGGCCGAAGCCGCCCACGGCACCGTCACCCGCCACTATCGCCAGCATCAGCAGGGCAAGGCGACGAGCACCAACCCGATCGCGTCGATCTTCGCATGGACGCGCGGCCTGATGTATCGCGGCAAGTTCGACGATACGCCCGAGGTGGTGAAGTTTGCCGAAACGCTCGAAAAGGTCTGCATCCAGACGGTCGAGAACGGCCAGATGACCAAGGATCTCGCCCTGCTCATCGGCCCGGATCAGAACTGGCTGACGACCGAACAGTTCTTCGAGGCCATCGTGAACGGGCTCGAAACCGAAATGGGCAAGCGCGGCTGA
- a CDS encoding SapC family protein: MASAPQNANLPIFYNGLVPLNSNEHGNFRAKSTEKAPWLAKQHAVPLTVEEFPSAQRNYPIIFSSGDNPVPLALMGLNEGINTFFDDEGTMTTPAYVPAYARRYPFLLAKLSPDTDQLSLCYDPSSDLVGEFDEGERLFNDEGQPSTATQNILKFNEQFEQAGQRTAAFMQELKKHDLLMDGEVAIRRDESSDPFIYRGFQMVDQEKLREMRGDQLRTWNQNGLLSLVYAHLFSLDLTREIFGRQVNQGKGPVSQTANA, translated from the coding sequence ATGGCCAGCGCGCCGCAAAACGCCAACCTGCCGATCTTCTACAACGGCCTTGTTCCGCTCAACAGCAACGAACACGGCAATTTTCGCGCGAAGAGCACGGAAAAGGCGCCCTGGCTCGCGAAGCAGCATGCCGTTCCGCTCACGGTCGAGGAATTCCCCTCGGCGCAGCGCAACTATCCCATCATCTTCTCGTCCGGCGACAATCCGGTTCCGCTCGCGCTGATGGGGCTGAACGAGGGGATCAATACCTTCTTCGACGACGAAGGCACGATGACGACGCCCGCCTATGTCCCGGCCTATGCGCGCCGCTATCCCTTTCTCCTCGCCAAGCTGTCGCCCGACACGGATCAGCTTTCGCTGTGCTACGACCCGTCGAGCGATCTTGTCGGTGAATTCGACGAAGGCGAGCGGCTGTTCAACGACGAGGGGCAGCCCAGCACCGCGACGCAGAACATCCTCAAATTCAACGAACAGTTCGAGCAGGCCGGACAGCGCACCGCCGCCTTCATGCAGGAGCTGAAGAAGCACGACCTGCTCATGGATGGCGAGGTTGCCATTCGCCGCGACGAAAGCAGCGACCCGTTCATCTATCGCGGTTTCCAGATGGTGGATCAGGAAAAGCTGCGCGAAATGCGCGGCGATCAGCTCCGTACATGGAATCAGAACGGGCTGCTGTCGCTGGTCTATGCGCATCTTTTCTCGCTCGATCTGACGCGCGAAATCTTCGGGCGTCAGGTGAACCAGGGCAAGGGCCCCGTGTCGCAGACCGCCAACGCCTGA
- a CDS encoding N-formylglutamate amidohydrolase: MHDGDDDTPARADRDDMAQSGGSIPGLARAAFTVHPGRRAGLPLLIAVPHAGRAYPSAILDHMRDPGEAMVRLEDRHVDAIARRVAEKTGAALLIAQAPRAMIDLNRDPGDIDPAMFRGDRTGMVAGARSLRGLGLFPRRLSGMGDIWRGSIPAHDAERRIGAIHAPYHACLARMLADIRERWGEAVLLDLHSMPSLVPVDGGGPAATHVVGTRFGGSCSGDFAAAAMHMLEQGGVEAAFNRPYAGGYVLDRHGDPRGGVHAIQLEIDRATYLGGDHAPREDGVERQAGLIADLVQALAAVARERAARAQAAE; encoded by the coding sequence ATGCACGACGGCGACGACGATACTCCGGCAAGAGCCGACCGGGACGATATGGCGCAGTCCGGCGGCTCGATCCCGGGGCTCGCCCGTGCCGCGTTCACCGTTCATCCGGGCCGCCGGGCCGGCCTGCCGCTTCTGATCGCGGTGCCTCATGCGGGGCGCGCCTATCCGTCCGCGATCCTCGACCATATGCGCGATCCGGGCGAGGCGATGGTCCGGCTCGAGGATCGGCATGTCGACGCCATCGCGCGCCGCGTCGCGGAAAAGACCGGCGCGGCGCTGCTCATCGCGCAGGCGCCGCGCGCGATGATCGACCTCAACCGCGATCCGGGCGACATCGACCCGGCGATGTTCCGCGGCGATCGCACCGGGATGGTGGCGGGGGCGCGTTCGTTGCGGGGGCTGGGCCTGTTTCCGCGGCGGCTTTCGGGGATGGGCGACATCTGGCGCGGGAGCATTCCGGCGCATGACGCGGAGCGCAGGATCGGTGCGATCCATGCGCCGTATCACGCGTGCCTTGCCCGGATGCTGGCCGACATCCGGGAGCGTTGGGGCGAGGCGGTCCTGCTCGACCTGCATTCGATGCCCTCGCTCGTCCCGGTGGATGGCGGCGGACCGGCCGCGACCCATGTGGTCGGCACGCGGTTCGGGGGCAGCTGTTCGGGCGATTTTGCCGCGGCAGCGATGCATATGCTGGAGCAGGGCGGGGTGGAGGCGGCCTTCAACCGGCCCTATGCCGGTGGATATGTGCTCGACCGGCATGGCGATCCGCGTGGTGGGGTTCACGCGATACAGCTGGAAATCGACCGCGCGACCTATCTCGGCGGCGATCACGCGCCCCGCGAGGACGGGGTGGAGCGGCAGGCCGGCCTCATAGCCGATCTGGTCCAGGCGCTGGCGGCGGTGGCACGCGAACGGGCCGCGCGTGCGCAGGCGGCAGAGTAG